GTGCCGCGCGAACCAGCGGTCGGCCATGTCCAGATCACGGCGCGAGATCAGCAGGTACCGGCCGTAACGTTCGACGAAAGGTCGCCCGCCCCAGGCGCCTGCCGCGTAGGCGACCAGCGAGCCGGCCACGCAGCCGAGCGCGCCGGCCAATGCGACCCACCAGAGGTTGAGGGTGCCGGTCGCGGCCAGGTAACCCGCAAACGGCATGATGACTTCCGACGGCAGTGGAATGCAGGCGCTTTCGATGGCCATGAGCAGCGCCACGCCGGCGTAGCCGAGGTGCGCGATCACTCCGGTGATCAATCCGGCCAGGTGTTCAATCATCTACGGTCACTCCGGGCAAGGTGGACGGCGCGCTCATCCTACCGGATTCTCCAGCGTACCGATCGGCTCGATGGACACGGCGACGCGATCGCCCGGCACGAGGAACTTCGGCGGCGTGAATCCGGCGCCGACGCCGGCCGGCGTGCCGGTCGCAATAAGATCACCTGGCTCCAGCGTGATGCCCGCAGAGAGCGTTTCGATCAGCGTCGGGATATCGAATATCAATTCCGCGACGCGGCCATCCTGACGCAGTTCGCCATTGACCCGGGTCTGCACGCGCAGTTCGCGCACGTCCGGCACCGCGTCGGCAGTGAGGATGGCCGGCCCCATCGGGCAGAATCCGTCGATGCTCTTGCCGAGGAACCACTGCACATGGCGCTTTTGCAGGCCGCGGGCGGTTACGTCATTGAGCACTGTGTAGCCATAGACATGCGCCATGGCATCAGCCCGGGCGATGCCCCGCCCACCGAGGCCGATGATCACGCCCAGCTCGCCTTCGTAATCGGTCGTACCGCTCGTGTCGAGATACGAGGGTATCGGCGCACCGGGGCCGATCACCGTGGAGGGTGCCTTGGTGAACACGATCGGATGCGCCGGCACGTCGCCGCTCCCGGTCGGCAACGATTTGACCTCGTTGACGTGGTCGCGGTAATTCTTGCCGATGCACAGAATATTGCGCGCCGGCCGAGGAATCGGCGCGAGCAGACGAACCTCGCCCAGCGGTATGCGGGCAGCCCCGCCCGCCAGCGCGGCGCGCGCCGCGGTCAAACCCTCGTCGCCCAGTGCGATGAAACCGAGCATGTCGCGCGCTAACGCAGGCGCGGCCTGGGAAAGGTCAACCACGATGCCGGCGTTGCGGTCGAGCACGCCAAGTCGTGGATGATCGTCAGTGGTGAAATTCACGAGTAGCATGGATACCTCCTGTTCGGCGCCGGCCTTATGTCGCCGCGCGCATTGTGAGCCTGCCGGATATGGAAAGAATCGGTGGCGACGATGGGATCATGGCCCCATCCCCCACTCGCTTCGCCACGATCCTCCACGTACGTCAGGTTTATGGGCAGGTCAAAAACATCATGCCTAATTACTTCGGCCCTGAATGAGCCACTTCCGCTGTTCCCTGCCGGCTCGATACCAGACCGTTACAACGATAGAGTAAGCTCCCAAAAACACGAATGGAGAGCCCCCCATGCAAGAACACTGGTTCGAATCGACCATGGAAACGGCCAATCGGCTGCTGCATGTATTCATCGCCCTGGCCTTGCTGGTCGCGAGCCTGCTGCTGATCTGGCAATTCATTGCCGACGTGATTCACACCCTGGCGTCCGGCAACGTGGCCCGGGGGTTCCTCAAGGCGCTAGGCAACCTGTTCATTTTATGGGTATTGTCCTCGCTGATTTCAGCCGAAGTGCGTTATATGCGCACGGGGCGTTTCACCGTGATCGTATTCATCGAAGCGGCGCTGATCACCTTGTTGCGCCAGCTCATCATCATCCCGGTGGAAAGCAACGGACATCTCGAACAAGCCGCGTGGACCTACGGCCTGATCGTCGCGGCGGTCATCGCAGTCGGCCTGACCTACTACCTCGTGCAGCGCACTCAGGAAGAGAAGCCACCGCTTGAGCCCAAATAATATCCGGGACAATGGCAACAATACATTTGTAGACCGCCTCATGCAGCCTCCGATTCTGCTGGTCGACTCCAGCATCTACGTCTTCCGCGCCTGGTTCACGCTGCCGGACAGCCTGTGCGATGCCCAGGGGCGCCCCGCGAACGCCGCGCTCGGCTTCGTCGAGTTCGCACATCGCCTGCTCGCCGAGCGCGCGCCCTCACGCATCGCCTTCGCCTTCGACCAGTCGCTGAGCAGCAATTTCCGTCACGACATCTACCCGGACTACAAAGCCAACCGCTCGCCCGCACCCGTGGCACTGCGCCAGCAATTCGACCAGGCCCGCGCCTTCCTGCGCGCCGCCGGGCTGTGCGAACTGAGCAGCCCGCACCACGAAGCCGACGACCTGATCGGCACCCTGGCCGCGCGCGAACGCGCCCGCGGCGGGCGTTTGCTGATTCTCACCGCCGACAAAGACCTCGCCCAGCTGATCGGCCCGCGCGATCAGTGGTGGGACTTCCCGCGCGGCGAACCGCTGGACCCGCGCGCACTGACACGCAAGTTCGGCGTGCGCCCCGAACAGATCGCCGACCAACTCGCCATCGCCGGCGACAAGGCCGACAACATCCCCGGCGTGCCCGGCGTCGGCATGGCCACTGCCGCCAAACTGCTGCGCCGCTTCGGCACGCTGGACGCGCTGCTCGCCGACATTCCTGCCATCGGCACCATGAAACTGCGCGGCGCCGGTCGCCTGATGCAGCTCATCGACGCGCATCAGGACACCATCCGCCTCGCCCGCCGCCTCACCGGCATCGAGTGCGCCGCCACACTGCCCGAACACGCGCCGCTGGCACGCCAGCCGCCGGACTTCGACGCGCTTGAAAACTGGTTCGACCTGATGGCGGTCGGCGCCGCGCGCCGCGCGAGCTGGCGCGCGCTGCTGACGGGGATGCCCGCGTGAGCCGCGTGCTGCTGTTCA
This genomic stretch from Acidihalobacter ferrooxydans harbors:
- a CDS encoding DedA family protein is translated as MIEHLAGLITGVIAHLGYAGVALLMAIESACIPLPSEVIMPFAGYLAATGTLNLWWVALAGALGCVAGSLVAYAAGAWGGRPFVERYGRYLLISRRDLDMADRWFARHGDITILIGRLLPVVRTFIAFPAGVARMPLWRFNLYTFIGSFIWCWVLAWIGFKLGEHWDTLGGWFHRFDVLIGVLLLLGFVWYVRRHLRHLRE
- a CDS encoding 5'-3' exonuclease, whose amino-acid sequence is MQPPILLVDSSIYVFRAWFTLPDSLCDAQGRPANAALGFVEFAHRLLAERAPSRIAFAFDQSLSSNFRHDIYPDYKANRSPAPVALRQQFDQARAFLRAAGLCELSSPHHEADDLIGTLAARERARGGRLLILTADKDLAQLIGPRDQWWDFPRGEPLDPRALTRKFGVRPEQIADQLAIAGDKADNIPGVPGVGMATAAKLLRRFGTLDALLADIPAIGTMKLRGAGRLMQLIDAHQDTIRLARRLTGIECAATLPEHAPLARQPPDFDALENWFDLMAVGAARRASWRALLTGMPA
- a CDS encoding phosphate-starvation-inducible PsiE family protein: MQEHWFESTMETANRLLHVFIALALLVASLLLIWQFIADVIHTLASGNVARGFLKALGNLFILWVLSSLISAEVRYMRTGRFTVIVFIEAALITLLRQLIIIPVESNGHLEQAAWTYGLIVAAVIAVGLTYYLVQRTQEEKPPLEPK
- a CDS encoding fumarylacetoacetate hydrolase family protein, which translates into the protein MLLVNFTTDDHPRLGVLDRNAGIVVDLSQAAPALARDMLGFIALGDEGLTAARAALAGGAARIPLGEVRLLAPIPRPARNILCIGKNYRDHVNEVKSLPTGSGDVPAHPIVFTKAPSTVIGPGAPIPSYLDTSGTTDYEGELGVIIGLGGRGIARADAMAHVYGYTVLNDVTARGLQKRHVQWFLGKSIDGFCPMGPAILTADAVPDVRELRVQTRVNGELRQDGRVAELIFDIPTLIETLSAGITLEPGDLIATGTPAGVGAGFTPPKFLVPGDRVAVSIEPIGTLENPVG